Genomic DNA from Nitratidesulfovibrio vulgaris str. Hildenborough:
GAGCGTCTCGCGGGCCGTTCCCAGCAACCCTGCCAGCAGCCCCTTGGTGACGTCCAGCGTGAAGGTGTCGGCCCCGCCCGCCAACTCGCTGGCGTGCAGCAGATAGGCCGCCAGACGCTGCGGTGTCTCCTGCAACGTGAGGGCCTCTACCTTGTGCGTGAACTGGCGCAGCTTGCGCGACAATGCCGCAAGCATGTTGAGCGCGAGGGTGGGGTCGCGCGAGATGCGGTCCACAAGCGCGCGCCGGGGCAGGAAGAGAACCTGCGAGGGAGTGACCGCCATGGCGTTGGCGGGAAACCTGTCGCCCTGGAACACGGCCACCTCTCCGAAGGGTTCGCCCGGACCGAGCACATGCATGATGGCCTCGC
This window encodes:
- a CDS encoding Crp/Fnr family transcriptional regulator, with protein sequence MQRILDLIEGLPLFEGLSQGQLEGVASLVVDRKVERGQMVFCEGAPAEGFYVVAEGRIKVFRSGPDGREAIMHVLGPGEPFGEVAVFQGDRFPANAMAVTPSQVLFLPRRALVDRISRDPTLALNMLAALSRKLRQFTHKVEALTLQETPQRLAAYLLHASELAGGADTFTLDVTKGLLAGLLGTARETLSRCLSRMVERGAVSLDGRSVTILDRAFLEAMVEGTEQL